The genomic interval GCCGAGGCGTCCTTCGGCCGCCACTGCTTGGCGCCGGCGGGGCTCGTCGTCAGCTCCCAGTCGTACTTGAACAGGTTGTCCAGGAAGCCGTTGTCCCACCTGGTCGGCTCGTTGGTCCAGGCGCCCTCCAGCCCGCTGGTGAGGGTGTCGGCGCCCTTGCCGGTGCCGTAGGAGTTCTTCCAGCCGAGACCCTGCTGCTCGATGGGGGCGCCCTCCGGCTCCGGGCCGAGGTACTGCGGGTCGACGGCACCGTGCGCCTTGCCGACCGTGTGGCCGCCGACGATCAGCGCCACCGTCTCCTCGTCGTTCATCGCCATCCGGCCGAAGGTCTCCCGGATGTCCCGGGCCGAGGCCAACGCGTCCGGGTGGCCAGCAGGACCCTCCGGATTCACGTAGATCAGACCCATCTGTACGGCGCCGAGCGGCCCCTGGAGTTCCCGGTCGCCGCTGTAGCGCTCGTCACCGAGCCAGGTGTCCTCCGGACCCCAGAAGATCTCCTCGGGCTCCCAGATGTCCTCGCGCCCGAACCCGAACCCGAAGGTCTTGAAGCCCATCGACTCGTACGCGCAGTTGCCGGCGAAGACCAGCAGGTCCGCCCAGGAGATCTTGCGGCCGTACTTCTGCTTGATCGGCCAGAGCAGCCGGCGCGCCTTGTCCAGGCTCGCGTTGTCCGGCCAGCTGTTCAGCGGCGCGAACCGCTGCGAACCGCTGCCGCCACCACCCCGGCCGTCGGCGATCCGGTACGTGCCCGCGGCATGCCAGCTCATCCGGACGAAGAGCGGCCCGTAGTGGCCGTAGTCGGCCGGCCACCAGTCCTGCGACGTCGTCATCAGCTCGAAGAGGTCCCGCCGGAGCGCCTCGACGTCGAGCTTCTTGAACTCTTCCGCGTAGTCGAAGTCCTCGCCCATCGGGTTCGACCGGGGCGAGTGCTGGTGCAGAACCGAGAGGTCCAGCTGGTTCGGCCACCAGTCCCGGTTGGTCCGGGGGCGGCTCGCCTTGGCGGCGGGCGCCGGGATTGCGGGATTTTCGCTTTCGCTGACGCTCTCGGTCATGTCCTTCTTATCAGACACGTCTGTCCTTCCTGTCTCGGTCTGCTAACTGTTTGCTCGTGCCGTTGGTTGCTTGGGTCCAAGATTGTCCGGGCGGTCGTGCCGGGCGGGCGGCGTGTGCGATCCGTCGTCGGGCGCGGCGGAGGCCGCCGCGACACATCTGGCGCACCTGCCCCAATAGACGACCTCGGCCTCGTCGATCCGGTAGCCGGACCCGTCGGGTGGGGTCAGGCAGGCGGTGTAGCCGGCCGCGCCGTCGACGTCGACGATGGCCCCGCAGGACTGACAGACGAGATGGTGGTGGTTGTCCCCGGTCCGCGTCTCGTAGCGCGCCACCGAGCCCGTCGGCTCGAATCGCCGCAGCAGACCCGCGGCGGTGAGCGCGTGCAGGATGTCGTAGACGGCCTGGCGGGAGACCTCACCAAGATCTTCGCGGACGACACCGATGATCGAATCCGTGTCGGCGTGCGGACGGTCGTGTACCGCGGAGAGCACGGCGACCCGGGGGCGCGTCACCCGTAGCGCGGCCCCCCGCAGCATGCTCTCGAAGTCGGACGTCGTCGGCACGCCGTGAAGTCTCGCGGTTTTTCTGGAATCAATCAAGTCTCGGCCCGGGTCTCCCGACCTCACGTCGGACCGGAGAGTCACACGTCACACAGCCGTGCGATCGAACGAACTCACAATCTATCGGACGACGGCCCGCACCGAGACCCCGGCGATCCGGAATTACCCCGCACTTCACCGCAGGTTCAGACACCTCACCGGAGGTTCAGACACCTCACCGCAGGTTCGGCAACCCACCCCTCGGGCCACGGAGATCCACCGGCGTCACACCCGCCCGCGCCCGCGCGCCGCACCATCTCGCCCCGGCCGGCATCCCCCGCAGACCGAGGCGGGTGCCCCGCCTGACGCAGGGCACCCGGTTCGGCGACGGTCAGGGGCGCGGCCGGAGCAGGTCGGCGAGCGCCCGCTCCGCCAGGTCCAGCGCCGTCTCCGCCATCGTCCGGTCGACGATGGTGGGGCGGCTCAACTCGCCGGGTTGCCAGTTGTAGTCACCGTAGTGGTGTTCGGCCCGGCCACCGACCGTTCGTTCCTGGCCCGTCACGGTCCGGCCGTTGAACGTGCAGGTGTGGGTGAGCGTGCCGGTCGGGTTGTCGATGGAGTCCCTACAGGTCGGCCTGACGTTGCGGATGATGTGTTCGAGCGCCTCCTGGTACTCGGCGTACATGACCCTCATGTTGGGGACCCTGGCCTGGGCGATGAGCAGCACCTCCCACTGTGCGATCAGGGCCTTGCCGACGATGTCCCGCTCTGCGTCGCCGTCGAACTCGGTGAGTTTCTCGCGCGCGTTGTTGGTCCCCTGATAGACCGTGTTCACGTACAGCGGGAGCAGCGGCGGCAGGTCCATCATCTGTGCGCCGTTGATCGCGTACCGCACCTGGCTTCTGACGTCGGCGATCTGCAGGTTGTTGAGCTGCGTCAACAGGTCGGTTTCGACGCCGGCCAGCGCGGCCTTGATGTCCTGGGTGAACTGGACGAGTTCGGCGGGGGTGAGCCCGTCGGCGGCCGAGTCCAAGAAGACCGCCGTCACCCGGATCATGTCGAGGTACCGGTTGAAGTCCGCCGCCGCGGCCGGTCGCGCCGTGCCGGTCAGGAACAGGAGCGTTCCCATCACGGCCGCGAGGACCCGGCGCCTCATGCCCCGGCCCGAATCTGCTTCAGCCGCGGCAGTTCCCGCAGAATCGAGGGCCGTACGGTGTTGCGCATCACGTTCGTCTCGACGAAGGCGTAGTCGATCGGGTTGATCAGCTGTGAGCCGGCCTGGAGTTCCGTCCACGATTCGACGTCGCCGGTGTGTGCCCGGCAGGCGTAGGTGTGTTCGGTGACCCAGGCGAACTCGGGGTCCCAGATGGTGCCGTAGGAGTGTCCGCACGCCGGCTTGATCTTGTTCAGCACCGCCTCGTAGCTGGCGATCAGGTCGTCCAGCAGGGGCGTACTGTCGAAGCCGAACTTCGCGAACGTGACCATCGCGATCGAGTAGATCTCGCCCATCACCCGCGCGATGTGGTCCGCCGCGCCGAGGTCCTGCACGGCGTCGAAGTAGGCCGACGACAGGGTCGCGCAGTTGAGCGAGCTGTCCAGGAACACCGACAGCGTGTAGATGTCCATCTGGTCGATGTTCGGCATCAGGAGGGTGTTGGAACGGGCGCAGGCGCGCACGTCGGCGGCGGCGATGCCGTCGATGTGGGCGAGGATCTCCTGTTGCGACTGGTTGATCGCGCCGAGGATCTCCCGCTTCGCACGTTCCAGTTGGGCCGGGGTCACCCCGCCGCCACCGCCGCCGAACAAGCTGCCCGCCACCGCCACGGCGACGTTGATCCAGAACGACGCGTCCACCGCCCTGGCCGGTTTGGCGGACCCGCCCACCACCATCGATACGGCGAGGCACCCGGCCAGCAGGCCATTGAGAAGGCGTCTTCGCATCATGTCCCTCCCTCGGTCAGTTCGCATCGACATAGGTCGAACTGCCGGCGTAGTCTGGCCCAGACCACTGGACAGCGGCTGAACGCCGACTGGACAGCCCATCCGTCAGGCCGGCGCCTCATCCGTCGCGCCGGCACCTCGTCCGTGGGGCGGCCGCCGGGCAGCCCCCGGTGGCGGGTCTGCGGCGTCTTCCGGTGGCGGATCTGCGGCGTCGTCGTTCCGCACGGTCATGCCTCGGGTCCGTGACTGCCGGGCGTCCCCCGGCCGATCGGCGAGGCGAGCTCCTCCGGTGGCCGTTGCCGATTCCGCACCGCGTCGAGCAGCGCGACCAGGGCCAGCACTCCGGCCACCACGCTCAGTCCGACCATCGGCGACCAGCGGGCCAACGCCGCCGTGACCAGCAGCAGGACCGCCAAGCCGACCATCCGGGACCGGGAGATCCGGCCGAAGATCTGGTGATCCAGCCACACCCGGGCGGCGAGGAAGAGCACCGGACCACCCACCACGAACAACAGCCACGTCGGCCGCAGCGGCCCGTACGGGTGCGCGATCACCAACTCGTAGCCGACCGCCGTGACGAGCACGCTGAGCACGATCAACCCGTGCGTCCGATCCGATGCCGTACCCAACTGGCCGGGCATACCCGCCCGCCCCAACGCCTCGGTCAGCAACAGACCGGCGCGGTGGAAGTAGATCCGCCACAGCAGCGCGCTGGTGGCGAAGGCGACCGTGAAGGCGGCGGCGCGCTCCGCGGAGTAGTTCACGCCGCTGAATACGACGGCGATGATCGCGATCGACTCACCGAGCGCGATGAGGAACATCTGCTGGTGCCGCTCGGCCAGGTGCTCCCCGGCGATCCGCCAGCGACCGACCGCCGCGGCCCCGAGCCACGGCAGCGGCCAGCCCAGGGCCCAGGCGAGATAGTCCACGGCGAGCGCGGCAGCCCACAGCGGCAGGCGAAGCCAGTCCGGGCCCAACGCGCCGACCAGCCAGAGCGGCGCGGAAACCGCCGCCCAGGCGGCGAGCCGAAACGGCACCAGCCGGCGTGGGTGGCCACGCAGCGCGACGGCGACCACCAGCGGCCGCACCACCATCACCATCAGGTACGCGACGGTGAACGGCAACGCCCGCTCCTCCAGGGCGCGCGGCAGCGCCACCGCCATCACCAGGGCGGCGAACATGGTGCCGACCACCACCGCCTGAATGACCGACCGCTCCGGCTCGTAGCGACTGGTGATCCAGATGGTGTGCGACCAGATCAGCCAGAGTGCCAGGAACAGCAGCAGGGTACGACCGAGCCCGGCGACGAGCGTCCAACCGGAGTCGTCGCCGAGGTCGGCGAACCGCTGCGAGACCCGGGTGAGGGCGACGACGAAGGCCAGGTCGAAGAAGAGTTCCAGGAAGGTGGCGCGTCCCGAGGTCGTCGCAGAGCGCAGCAGTTCGGCACCGCGTCCCGCCACCATCGCCCGCCCCCGTCCGCCCCTGTGGCACCAACGAGTCGGTCGCCGACAGGGTTGCGTCGGCCCCTGCCGCGCCCCGTACGCATGGTCCGGAAGTGGTCGGGCCCGCCGCGCGGGGTGCCGGAACAGGCTGGTCGGGCGTGTCGGTCAGCCGGCGAGCTGGTCGCGGCGGCGGGTCAGGTAGGCCCGCTCCGCGCGGTTGCCGGCCAGCCCGATGGCCCGGTCGTACGCCGCCCGCGCCTCGCCGCCGCGCCCGAGTCGCCGCAGCAGGTCGGCGCGGGCGGCGTGGAAGGCGTGGTAACCGTCGAGTACCTCGGCGAGCCGGTCGATCTCGGCGAGCCCGGCCCCGGCGCCGTCGACCTCGGCGACCGCGACCGCGCGGTTGAGCCGCACGATCGGCGAGGGGTCGATCAGCACCATCCGGCCGTAGAGGGCGACGATCGCGGGCCAGTTGGTGTCTCGGGCGGACCGGGCCTCCGTGTGGACCGCGTTGATCGCGGCCTGCAACTGGTAGCGCCCGGCTGGGTCACCGCCGGCCGCCACCGCCTCGATCCGCTCCCGAACCAGGGCCCTGCCTTCGGCGATGAGGGTACGGTCCCACGCGCCGCGATCCTGCTCGTCGAGGGTCGCCAACTCTCCGCTGCGGGACAGCCGCGCCGGTCGCCGGGCGTCGGTGAGCAGCATCAGGGCGAGCAGGCCGGCCACCTCGCCGTCGTCCGGGAGGAGGGTCCGGAGCAGCCGGCCGAGCTGGATCGCCCGGTCGGTGAGGTCGACGCGTACCGGGTCGTCCCCCGCACCGGCCAGGTAGCCCTCGTTGAAGATGAGGTAGACGACCGCGAGTACGCCGGCGAGCCGCTCGCGGATGTCGGCGGCCGACGGTACCCGGTAGGGAATGTGTGCCGCCTTGATCTTCGTCTTGGCGCGGGTGATCCGGCGCGCCATCGCGGTCTCCTGGACCAGGAAGGCGCGGGCGATCTCGGCGACGGTGAGGCCGCCGACCAGACGCAGGGTGAGCGCCACCCGGGACTCCATCGCGAGCGCCGGGTGGCAGCAGGTGAAGACCAGTCTGAGCCGGACGTCCTCGACCGGGCCGGTCGGTTCCGCAGGGGTGTCGTCGTACACGATTCGGGCCGCCTGGTGTTTGGCGTCGCGCTGTGACTCGCGACGGAGCCAATCGATCGCCTTGCGTCTCGCGGTGGTGGCGAGCCAACCGCCGGGGTTGGGCGGTACGCCGTCGCGCGGCCACCGCTCCGCGGCCGCCGCGAACGCCTCGGCCGTCGCCTCCTCGGCGACGTCGAGGTCGCCGCACCGGCGGGCGAGGTCGGCGACCACCCGCGCCCACTCCTGCTGGTGGGCACGGATGATCGCCTGCTCGACGGTGGGACCGGTCACGGCGTCGGCAGCGCTGGTACGGATTCCGCGGTGCGGAAGGGCCGCACCTCGACCCTGCCGCGACACGCCTTCGACCCCTCGACGGCGAGCGCCAGCGCCACGTCGAGGTCGGCCGCCTCGACCACCCAGAAGCCGCCGAGGTGTTCCGGCGTATCCAGGTAGGGCCCGTCGGTGAAGACCGGTCTCCCGCCCTGCCCGTCGACGGTGGTGGCGGTCGTCGCGGGCTCCAGGCCGCCGGCGAAGACGAGGTGACCGTCCCGCCGAAGCCTCTCGTCGAAGGCGCCGGTGTCGACGACCGCCTCCGGCATCGCCTCGTGCTGCGGGTGGGTGCCCGGCTCGGTGCGCTCGGCCGTCCCGTGGACGGACAGCAGATACCTGGGCACCGGACTCACTCCGCCCCGGAGCCGGTGCGCCGGGCCCGCCCGGGACGGGGGAACCGGTGCACCTCCTGCGGCCAGTCGAGCACGGTGGCGAGCCGGCCGGCCCAGTATCGCGCCGTCTCGTCGTCGGGTACGTCCACGACGGCGAAGCCGCCGAGGTGCTCCTTGGTCTCCACGTACGGCCCGTCGGTGAAGACGGGCTTGCCGTCGACCGACTCGACACCGCAGATTGCGGTGGACCGGTCGAGCGCGCCGTTGCTGAAGATCAGGACGTCCTCCGCCAGCATCTCGTCGACCACGGCCCGGGCGGCCGTGGCCTTCTCGGCCAACTGCTCCGCCGTGTGCTCAGGCACCCACTCGTCGTTGAAAGTGATCAGGTACTCCGGCATGTCGTCTCCTCCTGCGTCCGAGCTGAGGGCCTGTCCGGCTCCTCCGGTCCGGCAGCCTGACCAGCTGCCACACACGAGTTCCACGAACGGCCACGCCCTGATACGACACCATCCCGGAGATTTCCTCTTCCGGGCGGCCCCGACCTGCGAGAAGGTTCCCGCACTACACTGAGCCCCGGCGTGGTCCCTGATCTTGGGACACGTCCACCTCCCGCGCGCGAACCTGGAGCCCCCTTGAAGCTCTTGCTCACCTCGGGCGGCGTCACGAACCCGAGCATCGACTCGGCGCTCGTGCAGCTCCTCGGCAAGCCGATCGCCGAGTGCCACGCGCTCTGCGTCCCGACCGCACTGTGGGGTCACCCGATGTGCGGCCCGGCATCGGTACGGGGTTTCGTGGCCGCCGAACCCGACTGGCAGCACCTGTCCGGCCTGGGCTGGGCGTCGCTCGGTGTACTCGAACTCACCGCACTGCCCACCGTCGACCGGGAGCGATGGGTGCCGTGGGTCCGGAAGGCCGACGTGCTCCTGGTCGACGGCGGCGACGCGACGTACCTGTGCCACTGGATGCGGGAGTCCGGGCTGGCCGACCTGCTGCCGTCGCTGCCCGACACGGTCTGGGTGGGAGTGAGTGCCGGCAGCATGGTGATGACCCCCCGAATCGGGTCGTACTTCGTCGAGTGGCCCTCCGCGCCGGACGACCGCACCCTGGGAGTCGTCGACTTCTCGATCTTCCCGCACCTGGACGCGTTCCCGACGAACACCCTGGTCCACGCGGAGCGGTGGGCCGCCGAGATCGGCAATCCGGCCTACGCCATCGACGAACAGACCGCCATCAAGGTCGTCGACGGCTCCGTCGAGGTGGTCTCCGAAGGGCGGTGGACGAAGTTCGGGTAGCGGTCGCCCGGCATTTTGTGTCCTCGCCTCGTTGGACGTGACCCTGTCGAACCTTGTCCACCGGTAGCACCTCCTAGCGCGCCCGCCCTGCCGCAGGACTGACCGGCCGACGAGGTCGCGCGGCCAGGATCTGTCCGGTCGTCGCCGAGGCCCACAGCCAGCCGAGGGCACCCCCGGCAAGCATGACCCGGTAGTCGGGGATCACCATCCCGACGACGGTCAACCCGAGGTAGGCGACGGCGGTGCCGTGGCTCACCGCGGCCCACCCACGTCGGTCGGTGCGCCGGAAGCGGTACCCGAAGACGAGGGCGGCAACGACCAGCGCCAGCCCCATCAGCGGGTTGGCGAGAATGTGCAGCATGCCATGCCAGCTCAGCTCTTCGGGCGGCCCGGCGGGCGCACCGGCCGGATAGCCGTGGCCGGGGTCGACGACGAGGACGCCACCCATCAGCAGCGCCGCCCCGTAGACGGCGATGAGGATCGGGCCCCAGGTGCCGGCCGGGCTGCCATGCAGCATTCGGCGCAGGCCCGCCGCCGAGGCGAGTATCAGCAGGCCGGCCACGATGAAGTTGGCGATCTGGATCCATCCCGCCGCGCCCAGGCTGAGCATGCTCAGGGGGTGGATCCTCGGGTCGACGTCGGCCTTCGCCGCGAACTGGACGAGGGTCGTGGCGAGGAAGAGCGGGCCGGCGAGCACGCCCGCCGCGAGCAGGACGACGGTACGCCGGGACGGCGCTGGACGTCCGTCCGTCGCGGGTTCGGCCGAGGCGCCGACGGTGGTGGTGGCCAGGGACATCGGTACTCCAGGAGTGTTGGTGACGAGGGTCGGTGGTTGTCGTCGGTCCGCGTCGGCGGGATACCAGCGGCCCGGTGACGCCCTCAACGATTCGCGAACCGCCGACGCCGACCAAGCCATGATCGGGCTACGACCGTTGACCCAGATTCAACGAAGGAGCACCCGGCAGCCTCCCCCAGCGCATCTTCGTGCTGGCCTACAACCCCGCCAAGGGCAGGCTCAGCCTGACCGCCAACCTCGGCATCCTGCTCCGGGCCGCAGCCCTCGCCGACCTCTACCGGGGCGGTCACCTCACCGACGAACGCGGCCGCGCCACCATCGGCATCCCGCACCCCTGCCACGATCCACGGGATGTCGGGTCGGGGATCGATGTCGGTCGCTTGTTTTCCATCCTTTCCCGACGGACTACCTTGGCTGGGAAGGACGGCCACCCTCGCATCGCTTCCGTTCCGGTGAACTACGGACGAAGGCATGCGCATGGCGTACGGGAGGATTCATGCGCACTCGACGAGGGCCGTGGCGCGGGCTGCTGGCCGCCGTTCTGGTCGGCTCGCTGCTCCCGGCCGGCGTCGGCCCGGGAGCCGGTACGGCCGCACCGACCGGTACTGCCGGCCCCCGCGCGGCCAGTGCTGGCTCGCCGAGCGGCGGCGTGGCCGGGGCTG from Plantactinospora sp. BC1 carries:
- a CDS encoding Fur family transcriptional regulator, encoding MLRGAALRVTRPRVAVLSAVHDRPHADTDSIIGVVREDLGEVSRQAVYDILHALTAAGLLRRFEPTGSVARYETRTGDNHHHLVCQSCGAIVDVDGAAGYTACLTPPDGSGYRIDEAEVVYWGRCARCVAAASAAPDDGSHTPPARHDRPDNLGPKQPTARANS
- a CDS encoding low temperature requirement protein A, producing the protein MVAGRGAELLRSATTSGRATFLELFFDLAFVVALTRVSQRFADLGDDSGWTLVAGLGRTLLLFLALWLIWSHTIWITSRYEPERSVIQAVVVGTMFAALVMAVALPRALEERALPFTVAYLMVMVVRPLVVAVALRGHPRRLVPFRLAAWAAVSAPLWLVGALGPDWLRLPLWAAALAVDYLAWALGWPLPWLGAAAVGRWRIAGEHLAERHQQMFLIALGESIAIIAVVFSGVNYSAERAAAFTVAFATSALLWRIYFHRAGLLLTEALGRAGMPGQLGTASDRTHGLIVLSVLVTAVGYELVIAHPYGPLRPTWLLFVVGGPVLFLAARVWLDHQIFGRISRSRMVGLAVLLLVTAALARWSPMVGLSVVAGVLALVALLDAVRNRQRPPEELASPIGRGTPGSHGPEA
- a CDS encoding RNA polymerase sigma factor; amino-acid sequence: MTGPTVEQAIIRAHQQEWARVVADLARRCGDLDVAEEATAEAFAAAAERWPRDGVPPNPGGWLATTARRKAIDWLRRESQRDAKHQAARIVYDDTPAEPTGPVEDVRLRLVFTCCHPALAMESRVALTLRLVGGLTVAEIARAFLVQETAMARRITRAKTKIKAAHIPYRVPSAADIRERLAGVLAVVYLIFNEGYLAGAGDDPVRVDLTDRAIQLGRLLRTLLPDDGEVAGLLALMLLTDARRPARLSRSGELATLDEQDRGAWDRTLIAEGRALVRERIEAVAAGGDPAGRYQLQAAINAVHTEARSARDTNWPAIVALYGRMVLIDPSPIVRLNRAVAVAEVDGAGAGLAEIDRLAEVLDGYHAFHAARADLLRRLGRGGEARAAYDRAIGLAGNRAERAYLTRRRDQLAG
- a CDS encoding YciI family protein — protein: MPRYLLSVHGTAERTEPGTHPQHEAMPEAVVDTGAFDERLRRDGHLVFAGGLEPATTATTVDGQGGRPVFTDGPYLDTPEHLGGFWVVEAADLDVALALAVEGSKACRGRVEVRPFRTAESVPALPTP
- a CDS encoding YciI family protein, with the translated sequence MPEYLITFNDEWVPEHTAEQLAEKATAARAVVDEMLAEDVLIFSNGALDRSTAICGVESVDGKPVFTDGPYVETKEHLGGFAVVDVPDDETARYWAGRLATVLDWPQEVHRFPRPGRARRTGSGAE
- a CDS encoding Type 1 glutamine amidotransferase-like domain-containing protein, which encodes MKLLLTSGGVTNPSIDSALVQLLGKPIAECHALCVPTALWGHPMCGPASVRGFVAAEPDWQHLSGLGWASLGVLELTALPTVDRERWVPWVRKADVLLVDGGDATYLCHWMRESGLADLLPSLPDTVWVGVSAGSMVMTPRIGSYFVEWPSAPDDRTLGVVDFSIFPHLDAFPTNTLVHAERWAAEIGNPAYAIDEQTAIKVVDGSVEVVSEGRWTKFG
- a CDS encoding DUF998 domain-containing protein, whose product is MSLATTTVGASAEPATDGRPAPSRRTVVLLAAGVLAGPLFLATTLVQFAAKADVDPRIHPLSMLSLGAAGWIQIANFIVAGLLILASAAGLRRMLHGSPAGTWGPILIAVYGAALLMGGVLVVDPGHGYPAGAPAGPPEELSWHGMLHILANPLMGLALVVAALVFGYRFRRTDRRGWAAVSHGTAVAYLGLTVVGMVIPDYRVMLAGGALGWLWASATTGQILAARPRRPVSPAAGRAR